A single window of Cherax quadricarinatus isolate ZL_2023a chromosome 10, ASM3850222v1, whole genome shotgun sequence DNA harbors:
- the LOC128687952 gene encoding microtubule-associated protein 9 isoform X2, protein MRITDADDDYTVTADQRAALMELESLTWNYPTPQQARGARSPLPQAPLHHHHHHHQADDDDDDDDDDDDDSYYVDMVPYDMTERLKEVNRALIEDPTPAECDRAITVRFREVIADYQSPREYIPSDSDDGYGDSSDLLYDAEDEEGLTALTSEVKEVLGGNVNVVDLMADLSQESCFVECNSLGLSLDAASQANLDKGKQTISVSEEDKLKYNDNSQDERKTDVPKLRLDCHQDESQLRFPANDLILEKQTGSTSQVPSEKTLLKVDESGLADLETFINQNDTSEILECLPGDAANLVDEDEGSGVTMSLIEVREEVHIERGPSSLNDVVNADLRLNECDVGETNSNDFFQRRESGEVTDLANHLKAINDADIAYFENSDEFEDSQDEELTEAESKEEESSTLTDSSQALPADSSQVLPADSSQALPAPSQIQSKHLPEVSSKKQPDDCRSESRTTSPEVTTVKKSTHKSRKDQSVRKSSGTTSEKSKKRTESNSPSLPPKLVTPPRSKPKHVATSPPMIKPALLSSEKLNTSRHRTRTSTSSRSRSAASTSSSSSSPLSSASSSSSYSSSLSSHSSPCLRGRSRTPISGPVRPTAHRSAGTGTAVRLPTGAHEGLALIPIAPPVRSPTSAHGLALTPTNPAPRGRVGPLASGRTPPHAKVRKAASASDLHKSTENTDERQKQNNEVFRAWLRQKNKQAAVSKKQYHASNGAGKSTSEVTERRKRAEEAFQAWLSRKREQLRLEKKMRGERRRLEDQTRYARSKAECETAYKEWCRRKREEVRTTVRVGGGVPRSQSLERPWAQEKTRKLYTAYLSGH, encoded by the exons AATAACGGATGCAGACGACGACTACACAGTGACTGCTGACCAGCGGGCAGCCCTCATGGAGCTGGAGTCGCTGACATGGAACTACCCGACACCGCAGCAGGCCCGGGGGGCACGCTCCCCTCTCCCCCAGGccccccttcaccaccaccatcaccaccaccaagctgacgacgacgacgatgatgatgatgacgatgatgatgactcTTACT ACGTGGACATGGTTCCATACGACATGACGGAGAGGCTGAAGGAAGTGAACCGAGCGCTGATAGAGGACCCTACACCTGCAGAGTGTGACCGAGCCATTACTGTCCGCTTCAGGGAAGTGATAGCGGACTATCAGTCCCCCAGAGAGTACATCCCGTCAG ACTCCGACGATGGGTATGGTGATTCGTCAGACCTCCTCTACGATGCAGAGGATGAGGAGGGGCTCACCGCCCTCACCTCCGAGGTCAAGGAGGTCTTGGGAGGTAACGTTAATGTGGTCGATCTAATGGCTGACCTCTCCCAGGAGAGCTGCTTTGTGGAGTGTAACAGCCTTGGCCTAAGTCTGGACGCCGCCTCCCAGGCGAACTTGGATAAAGGTAAACAAACTATTAGTGTCAGTGAGGAGGATAAACTCAAGTACAACGACAACAGCCAGGATGAGAGGAAAACAGACGTTCCTAAACTTCGATTAGACTGCCACCAGGATGAATCTCAGCTCAGATTTCCTGCAAATGATCTTATTTTGGAGAAGCAAACAGGATCAACATCGCAGGTTCCATCTGAGAAGACGCTGTTAAAGGTTGACGAGTCTGGTCTGGCCGATCTAGAAACTTTCATTAATCAAAATGATACCTCAGAAATCCTCGAGTGTCTACCAGGAGACGCAGCGAATCTGGTAGACGAGGATGAAGGAAGCGGAGTCACTATGTCCCTTATAGAAGTCAGAGAGGAAGTGCATATAGAAAGAGGTCCCAGCAGCTTAAACGACGTAGTAAATGCAGATCTTAGACTTAACGAATGCGACGTAGGAGAGACCAATTCTAATGACTTCTTTCAGAGAAGAGAATCAGGTGAAGTTACAGACCTAGCAAATCATCTCAAAGCCATAAATGATGCTGACATTGCTTATTTCGAGAACAGTGATGAGTTCGAGGATTCTCAAGATGAAGAGCTCACGGAAGCAGAGTCTAAGGAAGAAGAAAGTTCCACGCTAACAGATTCATCCCAGGCACTTCCAGCAGACTCGTCCCAGGTACTTCCAGCAGACTCGTCCCAAGCACTTCCAGCTCCTTCTCAAATACAATCTAAACATTTACCTGAAGTTAGTTCTAAAAAGCAGCCAGATGACTGCCGGAGTGAAAGCAGGACAACCAGTCCAGAGGTCACAACGGTGAAGAAATCAACACATAAAAGCAGGAAAGACCAAAGTGTAAGGAAGTCTTCAGGTACAACCTCTGAGAAGAGTAAAAAGAGAACTGAGAGTAACTCGCCATCGCTACCGCCGAAGCTTGTTACACCACCCAGGTCTAAACCCAAGCATGTTGCCACTAGCCCTCCCATGATCAAGCCAGCCCTTCTATCTTCGGAAAAACTCAACACCAGCCGCCATAGAACAAGAACATCGACATCATCACGCTCGAGATCTGCTGCatccacctcttcctcttcctcatcccctcTCTCTTCCGCATCGTCTTCCTCGTCTTACTCTTCCTCGTTATCGTCGCATTCTTCCCCGTGCCTCCGTGGACGCAGCCGGACACCCATCAGCGGACCAGTGCGGCCCACGGCGCACCGGTCCGCCGGGACCGGTACTGCTGTAAGGTTACCCACAGGGGCCCACGAAGGTTTGGCCCTCATACCTATTGCCCCTCCTGTAAGGTCACCTACCAGTGCCCATGGGCTGGCTCTCACACCCACCAACCCCGCCCCACGGGGACGAGTTGGGCCCCTCGCCTCTGGTAGAACCCCACCTCACGCTAAAGTGCGCAAGGCGGCCAGCGCCTCAGACCTACACAA GTCTACCGAGAACACAGATGAACGTCAAAAGCAGAACAACGAGGTGTTCCGCGCCTGGCTGAGACAGAAGAACAAGCAGGCAGCCGTTAGTAAAAA GCAGTACCACGCTTCTAACGGTGCAGGGAAGAGCACTTCGGAAGTAACAGAGCGAAGGAAGCGGGCTGAAGAGGCGTTCCAGGCCTGGCTGTCGAGGAAGAGGGAACAGCTGAGACTTGAGAAGAAGATGAGAGGAGAAAGACGTCGCCTGGAGGACCAGACCAGATACGCCAGGTCCAAAGCCGAGTGTGAGACGGCTTACAAGGA GTGGTGTCGACggaagagggaggaggtgaggaCTACGGTGCGCGTGGGTGGCGGGGTCCCTCGCTCGCAGTCCCTCGAGCGTCCCTGGGCACAGGAGAAGACCAGGAAACTCTACACTGCCTACCTCAGCGGTCACTAG
- the LOC128687952 gene encoding microtubule-associated protein 9 isoform X1: MDSNREMLLKKLAGLLKRITDADDDYTVTADQRAALMELESLTWNYPTPQQARGARSPLPQAPLHHHHHHHQADDDDDDDDDDDDDSYYVDMVPYDMTERLKEVNRALIEDPTPAECDRAITVRFREVIADYQSPREYIPSDSDDGYGDSSDLLYDAEDEEGLTALTSEVKEVLGGNVNVVDLMADLSQESCFVECNSLGLSLDAASQANLDKGKQTISVSEEDKLKYNDNSQDERKTDVPKLRLDCHQDESQLRFPANDLILEKQTGSTSQVPSEKTLLKVDESGLADLETFINQNDTSEILECLPGDAANLVDEDEGSGVTMSLIEVREEVHIERGPSSLNDVVNADLRLNECDVGETNSNDFFQRRESGEVTDLANHLKAINDADIAYFENSDEFEDSQDEELTEAESKEEESSTLTDSSQALPADSSQVLPADSSQALPAPSQIQSKHLPEVSSKKQPDDCRSESRTTSPEVTTVKKSTHKSRKDQSVRKSSGTTSEKSKKRTESNSPSLPPKLVTPPRSKPKHVATSPPMIKPALLSSEKLNTSRHRTRTSTSSRSRSAASTSSSSSSPLSSASSSSSYSSSLSSHSSPCLRGRSRTPISGPVRPTAHRSAGTGTAVRLPTGAHEGLALIPIAPPVRSPTSAHGLALTPTNPAPRGRVGPLASGRTPPHAKVRKAASASDLHKSTENTDERQKQNNEVFRAWLRQKNKQAAVSKKQYHASNGAGKSTSEVTERRKRAEEAFQAWLSRKREQLRLEKKMRGERRRLEDQTRYARSKAECETAYKEWCRRKREEVRTTVRVGGGVPRSQSLERPWAQEKTRKLYTAYLSGH, from the exons AATAACGGATGCAGACGACGACTACACAGTGACTGCTGACCAGCGGGCAGCCCTCATGGAGCTGGAGTCGCTGACATGGAACTACCCGACACCGCAGCAGGCCCGGGGGGCACGCTCCCCTCTCCCCCAGGccccccttcaccaccaccatcaccaccaccaagctgacgacgacgacgatgatgatgatgacgatgatgatgactcTTACT ACGTGGACATGGTTCCATACGACATGACGGAGAGGCTGAAGGAAGTGAACCGAGCGCTGATAGAGGACCCTACACCTGCAGAGTGTGACCGAGCCATTACTGTCCGCTTCAGGGAAGTGATAGCGGACTATCAGTCCCCCAGAGAGTACATCCCGTCAG ACTCCGACGATGGGTATGGTGATTCGTCAGACCTCCTCTACGATGCAGAGGATGAGGAGGGGCTCACCGCCCTCACCTCCGAGGTCAAGGAGGTCTTGGGAGGTAACGTTAATGTGGTCGATCTAATGGCTGACCTCTCCCAGGAGAGCTGCTTTGTGGAGTGTAACAGCCTTGGCCTAAGTCTGGACGCCGCCTCCCAGGCGAACTTGGATAAAGGTAAACAAACTATTAGTGTCAGTGAGGAGGATAAACTCAAGTACAACGACAACAGCCAGGATGAGAGGAAAACAGACGTTCCTAAACTTCGATTAGACTGCCACCAGGATGAATCTCAGCTCAGATTTCCTGCAAATGATCTTATTTTGGAGAAGCAAACAGGATCAACATCGCAGGTTCCATCTGAGAAGACGCTGTTAAAGGTTGACGAGTCTGGTCTGGCCGATCTAGAAACTTTCATTAATCAAAATGATACCTCAGAAATCCTCGAGTGTCTACCAGGAGACGCAGCGAATCTGGTAGACGAGGATGAAGGAAGCGGAGTCACTATGTCCCTTATAGAAGTCAGAGAGGAAGTGCATATAGAAAGAGGTCCCAGCAGCTTAAACGACGTAGTAAATGCAGATCTTAGACTTAACGAATGCGACGTAGGAGAGACCAATTCTAATGACTTCTTTCAGAGAAGAGAATCAGGTGAAGTTACAGACCTAGCAAATCATCTCAAAGCCATAAATGATGCTGACATTGCTTATTTCGAGAACAGTGATGAGTTCGAGGATTCTCAAGATGAAGAGCTCACGGAAGCAGAGTCTAAGGAAGAAGAAAGTTCCACGCTAACAGATTCATCCCAGGCACTTCCAGCAGACTCGTCCCAGGTACTTCCAGCAGACTCGTCCCAAGCACTTCCAGCTCCTTCTCAAATACAATCTAAACATTTACCTGAAGTTAGTTCTAAAAAGCAGCCAGATGACTGCCGGAGTGAAAGCAGGACAACCAGTCCAGAGGTCACAACGGTGAAGAAATCAACACATAAAAGCAGGAAAGACCAAAGTGTAAGGAAGTCTTCAGGTACAACCTCTGAGAAGAGTAAAAAGAGAACTGAGAGTAACTCGCCATCGCTACCGCCGAAGCTTGTTACACCACCCAGGTCTAAACCCAAGCATGTTGCCACTAGCCCTCCCATGATCAAGCCAGCCCTTCTATCTTCGGAAAAACTCAACACCAGCCGCCATAGAACAAGAACATCGACATCATCACGCTCGAGATCTGCTGCatccacctcttcctcttcctcatcccctcTCTCTTCCGCATCGTCTTCCTCGTCTTACTCTTCCTCGTTATCGTCGCATTCTTCCCCGTGCCTCCGTGGACGCAGCCGGACACCCATCAGCGGACCAGTGCGGCCCACGGCGCACCGGTCCGCCGGGACCGGTACTGCTGTAAGGTTACCCACAGGGGCCCACGAAGGTTTGGCCCTCATACCTATTGCCCCTCCTGTAAGGTCACCTACCAGTGCCCATGGGCTGGCTCTCACACCCACCAACCCCGCCCCACGGGGACGAGTTGGGCCCCTCGCCTCTGGTAGAACCCCACCTCACGCTAAAGTGCGCAAGGCGGCCAGCGCCTCAGACCTACACAA GTCTACCGAGAACACAGATGAACGTCAAAAGCAGAACAACGAGGTGTTCCGCGCCTGGCTGAGACAGAAGAACAAGCAGGCAGCCGTTAGTAAAAA GCAGTACCACGCTTCTAACGGTGCAGGGAAGAGCACTTCGGAAGTAACAGAGCGAAGGAAGCGGGCTGAAGAGGCGTTCCAGGCCTGGCTGTCGAGGAAGAGGGAACAGCTGAGACTTGAGAAGAAGATGAGAGGAGAAAGACGTCGCCTGGAGGACCAGACCAGATACGCCAGGTCCAAAGCCGAGTGTGAGACGGCTTACAAGGA GTGGTGTCGACggaagagggaggaggtgaggaCTACGGTGCGCGTGGGTGGCGGGGTCCCTCGCTCGCAGTCCCTCGAGCGTCCCTGGGCACAGGAGAAGACCAGGAAACTCTACACTGCCTACCTCAGCGGTCACTAG
- the LOC128687952 gene encoding microtubule-associated protein 9 isoform X3: MELESLTWNYPTPQQARGARSPLPQAPLHHHHHHHQADDDDDDDDDDDDDSYYVDMVPYDMTERLKEVNRALIEDPTPAECDRAITVRFREVIADYQSPREYIPSDSDDGYGDSSDLLYDAEDEEGLTALTSEVKEVLGGNVNVVDLMADLSQESCFVECNSLGLSLDAASQANLDKGKQTISVSEEDKLKYNDNSQDERKTDVPKLRLDCHQDESQLRFPANDLILEKQTGSTSQVPSEKTLLKVDESGLADLETFINQNDTSEILECLPGDAANLVDEDEGSGVTMSLIEVREEVHIERGPSSLNDVVNADLRLNECDVGETNSNDFFQRRESGEVTDLANHLKAINDADIAYFENSDEFEDSQDEELTEAESKEEESSTLTDSSQALPADSSQVLPADSSQALPAPSQIQSKHLPEVSSKKQPDDCRSESRTTSPEVTTVKKSTHKSRKDQSVRKSSGTTSEKSKKRTESNSPSLPPKLVTPPRSKPKHVATSPPMIKPALLSSEKLNTSRHRTRTSTSSRSRSAASTSSSSSSPLSSASSSSSYSSSLSSHSSPCLRGRSRTPISGPVRPTAHRSAGTGTAVRLPTGAHEGLALIPIAPPVRSPTSAHGLALTPTNPAPRGRVGPLASGRTPPHAKVRKAASASDLHKSTENTDERQKQNNEVFRAWLRQKNKQAAVSKKQYHASNGAGKSTSEVTERRKRAEEAFQAWLSRKREQLRLEKKMRGERRRLEDQTRYARSKAECETAYKEWCRRKREEVRTTVRVGGGVPRSQSLERPWAQEKTRKLYTAYLSGH; encoded by the exons ATGGAGCTGGAGTCGCTGACATGGAACTACCCGACACCGCAGCAGGCCCGGGGGGCACGCTCCCCTCTCCCCCAGGccccccttcaccaccaccatcaccaccaccaagctgacgacgacgacgatgatgatgatgacgatgatgatgactcTTACT ACGTGGACATGGTTCCATACGACATGACGGAGAGGCTGAAGGAAGTGAACCGAGCGCTGATAGAGGACCCTACACCTGCAGAGTGTGACCGAGCCATTACTGTCCGCTTCAGGGAAGTGATAGCGGACTATCAGTCCCCCAGAGAGTACATCCCGTCAG ACTCCGACGATGGGTATGGTGATTCGTCAGACCTCCTCTACGATGCAGAGGATGAGGAGGGGCTCACCGCCCTCACCTCCGAGGTCAAGGAGGTCTTGGGAGGTAACGTTAATGTGGTCGATCTAATGGCTGACCTCTCCCAGGAGAGCTGCTTTGTGGAGTGTAACAGCCTTGGCCTAAGTCTGGACGCCGCCTCCCAGGCGAACTTGGATAAAGGTAAACAAACTATTAGTGTCAGTGAGGAGGATAAACTCAAGTACAACGACAACAGCCAGGATGAGAGGAAAACAGACGTTCCTAAACTTCGATTAGACTGCCACCAGGATGAATCTCAGCTCAGATTTCCTGCAAATGATCTTATTTTGGAGAAGCAAACAGGATCAACATCGCAGGTTCCATCTGAGAAGACGCTGTTAAAGGTTGACGAGTCTGGTCTGGCCGATCTAGAAACTTTCATTAATCAAAATGATACCTCAGAAATCCTCGAGTGTCTACCAGGAGACGCAGCGAATCTGGTAGACGAGGATGAAGGAAGCGGAGTCACTATGTCCCTTATAGAAGTCAGAGAGGAAGTGCATATAGAAAGAGGTCCCAGCAGCTTAAACGACGTAGTAAATGCAGATCTTAGACTTAACGAATGCGACGTAGGAGAGACCAATTCTAATGACTTCTTTCAGAGAAGAGAATCAGGTGAAGTTACAGACCTAGCAAATCATCTCAAAGCCATAAATGATGCTGACATTGCTTATTTCGAGAACAGTGATGAGTTCGAGGATTCTCAAGATGAAGAGCTCACGGAAGCAGAGTCTAAGGAAGAAGAAAGTTCCACGCTAACAGATTCATCCCAGGCACTTCCAGCAGACTCGTCCCAGGTACTTCCAGCAGACTCGTCCCAAGCACTTCCAGCTCCTTCTCAAATACAATCTAAACATTTACCTGAAGTTAGTTCTAAAAAGCAGCCAGATGACTGCCGGAGTGAAAGCAGGACAACCAGTCCAGAGGTCACAACGGTGAAGAAATCAACACATAAAAGCAGGAAAGACCAAAGTGTAAGGAAGTCTTCAGGTACAACCTCTGAGAAGAGTAAAAAGAGAACTGAGAGTAACTCGCCATCGCTACCGCCGAAGCTTGTTACACCACCCAGGTCTAAACCCAAGCATGTTGCCACTAGCCCTCCCATGATCAAGCCAGCCCTTCTATCTTCGGAAAAACTCAACACCAGCCGCCATAGAACAAGAACATCGACATCATCACGCTCGAGATCTGCTGCatccacctcttcctcttcctcatcccctcTCTCTTCCGCATCGTCTTCCTCGTCTTACTCTTCCTCGTTATCGTCGCATTCTTCCCCGTGCCTCCGTGGACGCAGCCGGACACCCATCAGCGGACCAGTGCGGCCCACGGCGCACCGGTCCGCCGGGACCGGTACTGCTGTAAGGTTACCCACAGGGGCCCACGAAGGTTTGGCCCTCATACCTATTGCCCCTCCTGTAAGGTCACCTACCAGTGCCCATGGGCTGGCTCTCACACCCACCAACCCCGCCCCACGGGGACGAGTTGGGCCCCTCGCCTCTGGTAGAACCCCACCTCACGCTAAAGTGCGCAAGGCGGCCAGCGCCTCAGACCTACACAA GTCTACCGAGAACACAGATGAACGTCAAAAGCAGAACAACGAGGTGTTCCGCGCCTGGCTGAGACAGAAGAACAAGCAGGCAGCCGTTAGTAAAAA GCAGTACCACGCTTCTAACGGTGCAGGGAAGAGCACTTCGGAAGTAACAGAGCGAAGGAAGCGGGCTGAAGAGGCGTTCCAGGCCTGGCTGTCGAGGAAGAGGGAACAGCTGAGACTTGAGAAGAAGATGAGAGGAGAAAGACGTCGCCTGGAGGACCAGACCAGATACGCCAGGTCCAAAGCCGAGTGTGAGACGGCTTACAAGGA GTGGTGTCGACggaagagggaggaggtgaggaCTACGGTGCGCGTGGGTGGCGGGGTCCCTCGCTCGCAGTCCCTCGAGCGTCCCTGGGCACAGGAGAAGACCAGGAAACTCTACACTGCCTACCTCAGCGGTCACTAG